A region of the Gadus morhua chromosome 1, gadMor3.0, whole genome shotgun sequence genome:
CTCATGGTCATGTGACTCCCCACATGCCCTCTGATTGGTGACCTCTGTCCCTGCAGGTGGGTCCAGACGGCATGGCCCGCCTCAGCAGCTCGGCCCTCAACAATGAGTTCTTCACCCACGCGTCACAGAGTTGGAAGGAGAGGCTGGCTGAAGGTGGGTCAACACCTGGTCTCATGTGCTGCGTTTCTGGGCCGGCCCCCAAAGGAGGAACGCCTCTTCTGTAGTCCTTCTCAAGGGGGTCCTCCCTTTGGGTTTGTAACTGGCTTAGGGTCAGGTGGTTTAGTGTCCTGTGGACACCGGTTACCTTTCGTAACTCATACCTTGGATTAGCCTGCATTGCTGTATGGGGTTTGACCTTTGCAATTGGTTATAGTCCGTGCTTTATTTACAAAGATACTATTGAAGGTCTCTGCATAAGCATCAGTGCACAGGATAAACCCTCTAGATTAAAGATGATTGCCACCTTCTGTCACAGAACAAACATGAAATGTTATTCAGCATGTATGCCAAACGTGATTAATTTCCGCAGCATCAATTTATGCAGATTCGCTACCTGTGATGCTAAACGTTATGCTAATGCCGACCCCAGATACACTCTTTATATTCAAGCTCGTCTGCTTGGGGGACAGACGGGTCAACAGAGCAGTGTCCCGTCACGCTGCAGTAAGGGGGGGCTCACCGTGTCCCTCTGCATTCTCTCTCTTAAAGGGGAGTTCACCCACGAGATGCAGGTGCGTTTCCGacaagagatggagaaggagaagaaggtggaggCCTGGAAGGAGAAGTTCTTCGAGGAGTACCACGGTCAAAAGTAAGGGGACTGCTCGCCGAGATAAGAGCACACTTTAACCAATCCCAGACGGCCAGTCCGGGAGGTGTACCTTCAGGCTGCTgacgctctctccccccctctcccccccccccctccaggtccgGTCTGACACGGGAGGAGTCGCTGAAGCTGACGATGAGCGAGGCGGCCGAGGTGGCGGGCGGCGTGCTGGACGACGAGGCggcaacggcggcggcggcggccaccgGCACGCCCAAGAGACGCAGcgtggggcggcggcggcgggacggCCGCATGCGGAGGCGCACACGCGCCGACCTGCGCCGCCGGGCGCGCCGCACGCTCTGCAAGGCGGCCACGCCCACCCTGCAGTCCCCCGAGCCCTCGGAGGCGGGGGGCGCCCTGCTGGACACGTCGGCGGCGTCGCTCAACTCGCCCATGTCGGACGGCGCTGCGGTGCAGGCCGAGGTGGTGCTGCAGGCCGACTCGGGCCTGGAGGTCGCCCCCCCAGCCGCCGAGTGCCCCCCCGCCGAGCCGGAGCCCGCCGGGGCCtctgcccccgcccccgtcaCCGACCCCGCCCCCGtcacccccgccgccgccgctcccgAGCCCGAACCCGAAccggaggcagaggcagagcccGAAGCCGCCGCCGCGCTCACGCCGACGCAGAcccccacgcccacgcccacgccgACCCCCACGCCgacgcccacgcccacgcccactcCGACCCCCAGCCAGAGCCCCGCCTCCACCAGCGCCAACGAGGAGCCGGAGGCGGCGGCCAGCCTGCTCCCCGAGGAGGCGGCCCCGCCCctggcctccacctcctccccttcctcctcctcttcgtcgtcgtcctcggcctcctccccggcctcctccccctcgtcccccccctcctcctccgaccgGCCCGGGGAGGTGTTCGCCGCGGGCCTggactcttcctcctcctcctcctcctcgtcctcctcttcctcctcctccagcgccgTCGCCGCCGTGGACCTCCTGGACGACACGGCCTCAGTGGTCACCTCGGCCACGGGGGGCACCGGCACCAGCAGCCGCGAGAGCAGCCCCTCAGCCAGCCCGGCGCCCacccaccgccccccctcctcctcctcctcctcctctgccgccgccgccgccgccgcccagctCAAGGAGCAGAAGAGGCGGCCGGACGAGGCCCAGGCCTTCGCCAGCTTCCCAGAAAAGCGGCCGCGCATCGACGACCGTCAGTCCTTTCGTACCACAATTGACGGTGTCCGCACGGAGAAGCCCCCGCCGGCAGCAGAGGAGCCCAAGGTCCCGCCCATCAGGGTAAGAGGGGGTTAGCGTGGGGGGGGGTAGAAGCAGGGTCCTGAGTCCTAGGGCCTAGATGATTACATAcgactttattaatcccaccgTAGGAGAAATTAGAAATGAGTCGAATGACGCCGTAGTTCATTCATGCTAGGTTTAGCTCCTCAAACGAAACGCGTCCTCGAGGCGCTCCCAGTCTCTCATTTATCTGTTAGGCACTTTGTTAATTGTGAAGCCCGGTGATATTATTGACTGCTGATCAACATGTAACTGGGTAAAATAATAGTCCTTCAACAGACGGTTACCATCCTAACCTctttaaccctctctctctcctctcctcccctctctctcctctctctcctctcctcccctctctctatcctctctctcccctctctctgtccccgctctctctccccccccccccccgctctctctccagatACAACTGTCCAGAATCAAACCGCCCTGGGTCAAGGGGCCCCCCACCTACCAGATCTGCCCCCGCATCGTGCCGGCCGGCGAGGGGTCGCGGCGGTCGGGGACGGGGGGCGCGCGCACCCTGGCGGACATCAAGGCCCGAGCCCAGCAGGCCCGCGCCCAGCGggaagctgctgctgttgcagCCACTGGCGCCGGGGCagggccgggcgggggggggctgcggcCTCCTGCTGGGCTACCGGATCGCAGCAGCGGAAGACGAACAAGAGAGCACCCCGGACCCGTCGagcccggaggaggaggaggaggaggaggaggaggaggaggaggaggtggaagaaggggaggtggtggtgggctggAGGAGGAACCGCAACCGGCTGCGGACGCTCATCCGCCTGGAGCACAACTACAGCCTGTAGAGCGGGCGGAGCGCGCCGCGCCGCGGCCCTCGCCCTCGCCGCGGCCCTCGCCCTCGCCGTcggccacctccacctccacggcGTCCGAGTCCCCGCAGAgccccgcctccgcctccgcccccaccccgccccGGCAGCGGgcggctgaggaggaggaggggggggcgccgGCGCCGGCGGCCCCCCCGACGGCAGCGGCGACGGCCGGGGCGGTGGTCCGCGTCAAGACGCCCCCCGACGGGATCTCCGAGGACGGGGACACCATGTCGGCCACGGAGCAGGACGGGGGACCGGAGCCCCCCGCCAAGGAGAGCCCCCGGTCCCGCCCGGACCGGAcggccccccccgccgccaccgccgtcgTCATGGAGACGCTGAGCCAGTGGAGTGTGAGCAAACCCCTGGCCCCCACCTCCATCCCGGACTCCCTGCCCCGGTTCGGGGCGCAGGGCGTGGACGTCATCCAGAGCCTCGCGGCGGCCCCCTCCCactgggagcaggggggaggaggggggagtgtgaTCCAGCACGGCTCACACCACGTTGGGTCCCCCTCCTCCAGAGCCAGACGggggtccccctcctcctcccagcgaCGGGGCTTGATGAAGAGAGGGCAGGGAGAGgcgttggaggaagaggaggaggtggaggacgacgCCGCCGGGGGCCACAGCGACTCCACGGAGACGGCCTCCGACTGTGAGAACGAGACCCACGAGGAGGACCAGCCGCTggactggccccgccccctccctggcCAGAGGAACGGCCTGCCTGTCATccgcgggcccccccccccccccccccccccctcctcctcaccaacaCGCCGTCATCCAGGCCCGCCACGGCCCCACCGTCATCCAGCCCTGCTACCCCAACGGCctggccccccaccccccgtccgGCCGCTCCCAGGACCcgcagccgcccccccccccgagcccaAGCACAAGCCCCCCCCCGCGGCCACGGGGCCGAGCCCGCGGCCCCCCAGGGCTCCCCGGACGAGGACGGCAGAGCGGCCGCCaagcccgcccccgccccccacggCGCGGCCACAAACACTTCCCCGGCGGGCCCccggagggcggcggcggcgggggggctgggCGGCCGGCCCGTGTCCAGCGTGGAGGCCAACAACCCCCTGGTGACGCAGCTGCTCCAGGGCGGCCTGCCGCTGGAGAGGCTGCTGCCCCCGTCCCAGGGCGCCACCCGGCTGGAGATCAGCCGCATGCcaggcgccgccgccgcccccccgccgccgccgccgccgccctccagGGCTCCGTCGGGGGCCCGGACGTCAGGCCCGGCCCGGGGCCAACCCCCCGCGGAGCCCCTGAGCCCGTCGCAGAGCCTGGGCTCCTGCGGGAAGGAGCAgtacccgtctcctcctctaggGGCCGTGCCcgtcatcacctcctcctcctcgcgctCCTCCCTCGACCACGCCCCCCAGAACTCGGCGGCGGCCGAGTCGGCCGTGATCCGGGAGCCCCCCAGGCACAGGGCCACGCCCGAacggccccacccccccctcgtcAACAACCACGCCGCCCCCAACGGGCCCCTGTCCCCGCCGGCCgaccagccccgccccccctcgccctccctcaAGATGAGCTGGGGCCCGCCCCCGCCGCAGCCCTACCACGCCCCCGGGCCGACGCAGCTCTCCCCGGCCTCCGGCGTCAAGAGCGAGGCCGGGGCGCGGCCCTCCTGCCAGCAGCAGGCCCTCCCcaagccccccggccccccccccgcccggcccgGGCCTGAAGAAGGAGCCGGGCTGCCACGGCGACGGCTACCTGTCGGCGGGCGGCGCCATGGAGGCGCTGGGCGACGGCTACCTGAGCGGCGGCGCCATGGAGGGCCTCCTCAACATGGAGATGACGCTGGCCCGCATGGCCAAGAAGGAGCACATGGGCAAGTCGCCCTACAACCACTGCCCCTCGCCCTGCTCCTCGCCGGGCCCCGCCGCCTCCTCGCTGCCCTTCCAGCTCTACGGCAAGCTGCCCAAgcagagcggcggcggcggcgcgggcCTCAGCTACACGGCCAACGTGTCGGTGATGGACGGCGCCGGCGGCTTCACCCGCAGCCTGGCGGACGGCGTGCTGCAGCTGCGGCCCCGGCTGGCGCCCGGCCAGACGGCCACGCTCAGCATCCAGGCGTACGCCGACAGCGGCACGGAGGAGGTGGCGCTCAAGTGCTCGTGCCGCCTCAAGGCCATGATCATGTGCCAGGGCTGCGGCGCCTTCTGCCACGACGACTGCATCGGCCCGTCCAAACTGTGCGTGTCGTGTCTGGTGGTCAGataataagggggggggggggccggcggcggcggggttAGGGCGACGCCGGCGTCTGTATAAACGACTCTGTATCTATTGAAACATGTAAAGTATTAGGCGGCCGCGGGCGCCTGAACCGAGGACTTGGAGGCTCCAGGGGGGGGGTAGCCCTCCTCCCCGGGCTGAGGAGCAGAGCAGGGAGACGGACTCTGCCGGCAGTGTTGCCTTGTAAATTAGAATCGATctgtattaatattatttgtctttttttttttttttggttgttgcagatttttcagattttttttttttttttttttaagacgtTCTGCTGTTACATTAttgtattataattataattataattattattattgctattgGTATTCTTGTGCGTTTTCTGGGCATGATGGATTGTAAATTGTgccttgtctttttttttctcctcagaAACATTTACCTCATCTTCTCGCTCCACTCGTCATCACTGAGT
Encoded here:
- the LOC115541736 gene encoding LOW QUALITY PROTEIN: putative Polycomb group protein ASXL1 (The sequence of the model RefSeq protein was modified relative to this genomic sequence to represent the inferred CDS: inserted 2 bases in 1 codon), whose product is MKDKQKRKKERTWAEAARMVLENFSDAPMTPKQILHVIQTKGLKEMRSGTAPLACLVTMLHSQVRGDRVKNSIFFKLPGRMSLFTLKKNALQWTKSPTEADTATDATGASSASTAHPTASSTGPGTTTAAGSGPGLAHATAPEGAEQESCDSTETTANASGENDASVDESSSSASCSAEPTPPSQPQTRLSRAAGQQSRAESQTQHATRLSRSRQSGRQRKKAVMMPRVVLTPLKVNGEHVPSGAAGRRREASRGTGGPTLRARPDLGWKRPQHFKNMHGLHPGPMKRNRGGVDVDFETPGSILVNTNIRALINVRTFSAFPAHSQQQLLQLLPEVDRQVGPDGMARLSSSALNNEFFTHASQSWKERLAEGEFTHEMQVRFRQEMEKEKKVEAWKEKFFEEYHGQKSGLTREESLKLTMSEAAEVAGGVLDDEAATAAAAATGTPKRRSVGRRRRDGRMRRRTRADLRRRARRTLCKAATPTLQSPEPSEAGGALLDTSAASLNSPMSDGAAVQAEVVLQADSGLEVAPPAAECPPAEPEPAGASAPAPVTDPAPVTPAAAAPEPEPEPEAEAEPEAAAALTPTQTPTPTPTPTPTPTPTPTPTPTPSQSPASTSANEEPEAAASLLPEEAAPPLASTSSPSSSSSSSSSASSPASSPSSPPSSSDRPGEVFAAGLDSSSSSSSSSSSSSSSSAVAAVDLLDDTASVVTSATGGTGTSSRESSPSASPAPTHRPPSSSSSSSAAAAAAAQLKEQKRRPDEAQAFASFPEKRPRIDDRQSFRTTIDGVRTEKPPPAAEEPKVPPIRIQLSRIKPPWVKGPPTYQICPRIVPAGEGSRRSGTGGARTLADIKARAQQARAQREAAAVAATGAGAGPGGGGLRPPAGLPDRSSGRRTREHPGPVEPGGGGGGGGGGGGGGGRRGGGGGLEEEPQPAADAHPPGAQLQPVERAERAAPRPSPSPRPSPSPSATSTSTASESPQSPASASAPTPPRQRAAEEEEGGAPAPAAPPTAAATAGAVVRVKTPPDGISEDGDTMSATEQDGGPEPPAKESPRSRPDRTAPPAATAVVMETLSQWSVSKPLAPTSIPDSLPRFGAQGVDVIQSLAAAPSHWEQGGGGGSVIQHGSHHVGSPSSRARRGSPSSSQRRGLMKRGQGEALEEEEEVEDDAAGGHSDSTETASDCENETHEEDQPLDWPRPLPGQRNGLPVIRGPPPPPPXPPPPHQHAVIQARHGPTVIQPCYPNGLAPHPPSGRSQDPQPPPPPSPSTSPPPRPRGRARGPPGLPGRGRQSGRQARPRPPRRGHKHFPGGPPEGGGGGGAGRPARVQRGGQQPPGDAAAPGRPAAGEAAAPVPGRHPAGDQPHARRRRRPPAAAAAALQGSVGGPDVRPGPGPTPRGAPEPVAEPGLLREGAVPVSSSRGRARHHLLLLALLPRPRPPELGGGRVGRDPGAPQAQGHARTAPPPPRQQPRRPQRAPVPAGRPAPPPLALPQDELGPAPAAALPRPRADAALPGLRRQERGRGAALLPAAGPPQAPRPPPRPARA
- the LOC115541757 gene encoding putative Polycomb group protein ASXL2, yielding MEALGDGYLSGGAMEGLLNMEMTLARMAKKEHMGKSPYNHCPSPCSSPGPAASSLPFQLYGKLPKQSGGGGAGLSYTANVSVMDGAGGFTRSLADGVLQLRPRLAPGQTATLSIQAYADSGTEEVALKCSCRLKAMIMCQGCGAFCHDDCIGPSKLNIYLIFSLHSSSLSVKKWPPVCWALLVLCPGVTCSRLLRKEIFF